In Candidatus Binataceae bacterium, one genomic interval encodes:
- a CDS encoding alpha/beta fold hydrolase, which translates to MNASEFQSMRKFADTPFGRIAYVEGGSGPVALFVHGFPLCGYQWRHALVELSPVHTCVAPDMMGVGYSEIPASQDLTFESQADMLAAFLDARSIKQVDLVANDTGAGVSQVFLSLHPHRVRSVTLTNCEVHDLWPNAMLEQFFTALKSGVVGELLGNIVGDPAAAAPLATAYEYPETLNKESLEMYFTPFAESEARREQVKGFSQFERNREQLVAAAKGLRASKVPAQVLWGEGDTAFDARASIEWFRGNLGGLRKVTTIPNAKVFWPEEHPRLLTVLLKEFWSGVN; encoded by the coding sequence ATGAACGCGTCTGAGTTCCAGTCCATGCGAAAGTTCGCCGACACCCCGTTTGGCCGCATCGCCTACGTGGAGGGCGGCAGCGGACCTGTCGCGCTGTTCGTTCACGGGTTTCCGCTGTGTGGCTACCAATGGCGCCATGCTCTGGTTGAACTCTCACCGGTGCACACCTGTGTGGCGCCAGACATGATGGGCGTGGGGTATAGCGAGATTCCCGCGTCACAGGACCTTACGTTCGAATCCCAGGCTGACATGCTGGCCGCGTTTCTGGACGCACGCTCGATCAAGCAGGTTGATCTCGTGGCAAACGACACGGGTGCCGGCGTAAGCCAGGTGTTTCTCTCACTTCATCCGCATCGCGTACGCTCGGTCACCCTTACCAACTGCGAAGTCCACGACTTGTGGCCGAACGCGATGCTGGAGCAGTTTTTCACCGCACTCAAGTCCGGCGTGGTGGGGGAGTTGCTAGGGAACATCGTGGGCGATCCTGCGGCCGCCGCGCCGCTTGCCACGGCATATGAATATCCGGAGACCCTGAACAAAGAATCGCTTGAAATGTATTTCACTCCCTTCGCAGAGTCGGAAGCGCGCCGCGAGCAGGTGAAGGGTTTTTCGCAGTTCGAGCGCAATCGCGAACAGTTAGTTGCAGCAGCCAAGGGGCTCCGCGCGTCAAAGGTTCCCGCGCAGGTTCTTTGGGGCGAGGGAGATACCGCCTTTGATGCTCGCGCCTCGATCGAGTGGTTCAGGGGCAATCTCGGCGGACTGCGCAAAGTAACCACAATTCCAAACGCGAAGGTATTCTGGCCAGAGGAGCATCCTCGCCTTTTGACAGTGCTGCTCAAAGAGTTCTGGTCCGGCGTTAACTGA
- a CDS encoding DUF2834 domain-containing protein, whose protein sequence is MSPKQVGLSIVLVGFAALNAYCFYTFGTEGFLHAALANAATAAVFIDLVIALTMVAVWMVHDAAQRGTTVLPYLLLMPFLGSMGPLIYLLGRFRDGAENRSASILDPRQT, encoded by the coding sequence ATGAGCCCAAAGCAGGTTGGTCTTTCGATCGTGCTGGTCGGATTTGCGGCCCTCAACGCGTATTGCTTCTACACTTTTGGAACGGAGGGCTTTCTTCACGCGGCGCTTGCCAATGCAGCGACGGCGGCGGTCTTTATTGACCTGGTGATCGCGCTGACGATGGTCGCTGTGTGGATGGTCCACGACGCTGCGCAACGTGGTACGACCGTTCTCCCGTATCTGCTTTTGATGCCTTTCTTGGGCAGCATGGGCCCTCTGATCTATCTGCTCGGACGCTTTCGGGATGGTGCCGAGAACCGGAGCGCCTCCATTCTGGATCCGCGCCAAACGTAG
- the sufT gene encoding putative Fe-S cluster assembly protein SufT — translation MERAEVSRDVEAIQIPAGSKTNIEKGTEVYITQSLGGTFTVQAPAYGGLFRIAGKDADALGKKPEDAAPARTGTAGDLEAMVWEQLKTCFDPEIPVNIVDLGLVYGMEIKDRDDGSHKVEVKMTLTAQGCGMGGSIAFDARQKLMGLPGVSEADVDLVWEPPWNPQMISPEGRERLGLD, via the coding sequence ATGGAACGAGCTGAAGTTTCGCGCGACGTCGAAGCAATCCAGATTCCCGCTGGCTCGAAGACCAATATCGAGAAGGGAACTGAGGTTTACATAACCCAATCGCTGGGCGGAACCTTCACGGTCCAGGCGCCCGCCTACGGTGGCTTGTTCCGCATCGCCGGAAAAGATGCCGACGCGCTCGGCAAAAAACCCGAAGATGCGGCACCCGCGCGGACTGGTACCGCGGGCGACCTCGAGGCGATGGTGTGGGAACAACTGAAGACCTGCTTCGACCCCGAGATTCCCGTCAACATCGTCGATCTCGGTCTCGTCTACGGCATGGAAATCAAGGATCGGGACGACGGAAGCCACAAGGTCGAGGTCAAGATGACCCTAACCGCGCAAGGTTGCGGGATGGGGGGATCGATCGCGTTCGATGCGCGGCAAAAGCTCATGGGCTTGCCCGGCGTCTCCGAAGCGGATGTCGATCTGGTGTGGGAACCACCCTGGAATCCGCAGATGATCTCCCCCGAGGGCCGCGAGCGTTTGGGTCTCGATTGA
- the rplU gene encoding 50S ribosomal protein L21, translating to MFAIVKTGGKQYRVGVGDQLTVERIPGDVGAEVALTEVLALGGETPKVGTPLVAGASVRAKIVQQPRGSKIIVFKKKRRKNYRRKHGHRQELTILKIEEISAGA from the coding sequence ATGTTTGCGATCGTAAAGACGGGTGGAAAGCAGTACCGCGTCGGCGTGGGCGACCAGCTTACGGTCGAGCGGATCCCTGGCGATGTCGGCGCGGAAGTCGCCCTCACCGAAGTATTGGCGCTCGGCGGCGAAACCCCCAAGGTCGGAACTCCGCTGGTAGCGGGCGCTTCCGTGCGCGCGAAGATCGTTCAGCAGCCCCGCGGCAGCAAGATCATCGTGTTCAAGAAGAAGCGGCGTAAAAACTATCGCCGCAAGCATGGGCATCGGCAGGAATTGACGATACTCAAGATCGAAGAGATTTCGGCGGGGGCGTAG
- the rpmA gene encoding 50S ribosomal protein L27: MAHKKGQGSTRNGRDSPGQHRGIKIYDGQTVKAGNILVRQLGTRIHPGRNVGMGRDYTIYARIDGIVKYQPRGEKRQVSVEPKAAAEPNS, from the coding sequence GTGGCGCACAAAAAAGGACAAGGTTCGACCCGCAACGGCCGCGACAGCCCCGGGCAGCATCGCGGTATCAAGATTTACGACGGCCAAACCGTCAAGGCCGGCAACATTCTCGTGCGCCAGCTTGGCACTAGAATTCATCCGGGCCGCAACGTCGGTATGGGGCGCGACTACACGATCTACGCGCGTATCGATGGAATCGTTAAGTACCAACCGCGCGGCGAGAAGCGCCAGGTGAGCGTCGAGCCGAAGGCCGCGGCGGAACCTAACTCTTAA
- a CDS encoding LLM class F420-dependent oxidoreductase yields MKLGLVTGYTGTGVPMDLIHAAEDAGFDSVWTAEAYGSDAIVPLAWIAAQTRRINLGTGIMQMPARTPAMTAMTAMTLDAMSGGRFILGIGPSGPQVVEGWHGMPYGKPLQRTREYIEIVRKILARETPLELNGKEYQIPYHGPGASGLGKPLKSIMHGRKDMKIYTASISPKGIALAAEIADGVIPVWMNPERWDLYAGPLKEGFARTGGKKSLDNFEVAPFVTCVMGPDVEKCRMAVKGNLALYIGGMGARSKNFYNDYARRLGYEDEAGKIQDLYLGGNRTEAIAMVPDGLVDAVALIGPKERIADRLKAWKDSPVKTMLIGTGSIEAVRTLAELCA; encoded by the coding sequence ATGAAACTCGGGTTAGTAACAGGGTATACCGGCACTGGCGTGCCGATGGATTTGATCCACGCAGCCGAGGACGCGGGCTTCGATTCAGTATGGACGGCCGAAGCTTACGGCTCGGACGCTATCGTCCCACTCGCCTGGATCGCAGCTCAGACCAGGAGGATCAACCTGGGCACCGGAATCATGCAGATGCCGGCGCGCACACCCGCGATGACGGCGATGACCGCCATGACGCTGGATGCGATGTCGGGCGGGCGTTTCATTTTGGGCATCGGCCCTTCCGGTCCGCAGGTGGTCGAAGGATGGCACGGCATGCCCTACGGTAAGCCCCTCCAGCGGACGCGCGAGTATATCGAAATCGTGCGCAAGATCCTGGCGCGGGAAACGCCGCTCGAGCTTAATGGCAAAGAATACCAGATTCCCTACCACGGCCCCGGCGCTAGCGGCCTCGGCAAGCCGCTCAAGAGCATCATGCACGGCCGTAAAGATATGAAAATCTACACAGCGTCGATCAGCCCCAAAGGAATCGCGCTCGCGGCGGAAATCGCCGACGGTGTTATTCCCGTGTGGATGAATCCGGAACGTTGGGACCTTTACGCAGGGCCACTCAAGGAAGGCTTCGCCAGGACTGGCGGTAAAAAGTCTTTGGATAACTTCGAAGTGGCCCCGTTTGTTACTTGCGTGATGGGACCGGATGTCGAAAAGTGCCGGATGGCCGTCAAAGGCAATCTCGCCTTGTACATCGGCGGAATGGGCGCTCGCTCGAAAAACTTCTACAACGACTACGCCCGCCGGCTCGGCTACGAGGACGAGGCAGGAAAGATTCAGGACCTTTACCTTGGCGGCAACAGGACTGAAGCAATCGCGATGGTGCCTGACGGGCTGGTTGATGCAGTCGCGCTGATCGGACCAAAGGAACGGATCGCGGATCGCCTCAAGGCCTGGAAGGACTCACCGGTTAAGACCATGCTCATCGGAACCGGATCAATCGAAGCGGTCCGTACCCTCGCAGAACTCTGCGCCTAG
- the obgE gene encoding GTPase ObgE → MRFIDEARVFVHAGKGGDGAIAFLREKYRPFGGPSGGDGGRGGSVIFEVDEGLSTLLDFKYQPRLVARDGEPGRGKQQYGRAADDLIVCVPPGTVVLDDQSGEVVADLVMPGGRAVIAQAGEGGRGNKHFATPTRRSPRIATPGVPGEQRWVRLELRLVAEAGLVGLPNAGKSTLLAALSAARPKIAPYPFTTLAPNIGRVFVSEEESYTIADIPGLIEGAHLGHGLGIRFLRHLSRTRLLLYVLDGSSNPEKAYATVRGEIGAFDPALLERPALIALNKIDLLPTGERQAAARALEVSLGRRVLPISAAEGIGLKPLIAQIALKLSELDQAADECPS, encoded by the coding sequence ATGCGGTTCATTGACGAAGCGCGAGTGTTCGTTCACGCCGGCAAGGGAGGTGACGGCGCGATTGCTTTTTTGCGCGAAAAATACCGGCCCTTCGGCGGCCCCTCCGGTGGTGACGGTGGTCGTGGCGGAAGTGTGATATTCGAGGTCGATGAAGGCCTCTCGACCCTGCTCGACTTCAAATATCAACCGCGATTGGTCGCCCGCGATGGTGAGCCGGGCCGCGGTAAGCAGCAGTATGGCCGGGCCGCCGATGATCTGATCGTATGCGTCCCGCCCGGTACCGTGGTCCTCGATGACCAAAGCGGCGAAGTGGTCGCCGACCTGGTCATGCCGGGGGGACGCGCAGTTATCGCGCAAGCCGGTGAAGGGGGACGCGGCAACAAGCACTTCGCGACCCCAACCCGGCGATCGCCGCGCATCGCAACGCCGGGCGTGCCCGGAGAACAACGATGGGTCAGGTTGGAGCTTCGTCTTGTTGCGGAAGCCGGACTGGTGGGACTGCCTAATGCGGGTAAGTCCACACTGCTGGCGGCGTTAAGCGCGGCCCGACCGAAGATCGCGCCCTACCCTTTCACCACACTCGCTCCCAACATCGGTCGTGTGTTTGTGTCCGAAGAAGAGAGCTATACCATCGCCGACATTCCCGGACTGATCGAAGGGGCGCATCTCGGACACGGACTAGGGATTCGCTTCCTGCGCCATCTATCGCGAACCCGGCTGCTGCTCTATGTGTTGGATGGCTCTTCGAATCCCGAGAAAGCCTACGCTACGGTTCGCGGCGAAATAGGCGCTTTTGATCCTGCTTTGCTCGAACGCCCCGCCCTGATCGCACTGAATAAGATCGATTTACTCCCAACCGGGGAGCGCCAGGCAGCGGCACGTGCGCTTGAGGTCTCCCTCGGGCGTCGGGTTTTGCCGATCTCCGCGGCAGAAGGGATCGGTCTTAAACCTTTGATCGCGCAAATTGCGCTGAAGCTCTCGGAACTCGATCAGGCAGCGGACGAATGTCCCAGCTGA
- the proB gene encoding glutamate 5-kinase, whose translation MSQLNYKAPILARARRVVVKVGSAVLSGPHGLLSEVIDRLALETESAIRGGREVIVVTSGAIAAGRARLSRLGDTSIAARQAAAAAGQIDLMREWARAFANHNRSIGQLLLTHQDLAERRRRINANQTIGALLAAAVVPVVNENDTVAVEEIRLGDNDVLSSLVATLVQAQLLIILSDVPGVLTGDPRRRPDARLVPLLTDPEAGMSGLVAESAGPLGSGGMATKLKAAREAARGGIPSVIAPGGEPGVLSAVLDPACEIGTLIIPAGERLKSRKHWIAYALRPAGALAVDRGAADALRARGRSLLPSGIKKVQGDFGGGDCVSLLDPDGVEFGRGLVNYPAADVIKVMGRRSTEISGVLGYKVADEIIHRDNFVLLKEIA comes from the coding sequence ATGTCCCAGCTGAACTACAAGGCGCCCATCCTCGCTCGCGCCAGGCGCGTCGTCGTCAAGGTGGGCAGCGCGGTGCTCTCGGGCCCGCACGGGCTCCTCAGCGAAGTGATTGACCGGCTCGCCCTCGAGACGGAGTCCGCGATTCGTGGTGGCCGTGAGGTCATCGTCGTCACCTCGGGGGCGATCGCTGCCGGGCGCGCGCGTTTGTCGAGGCTGGGCGACACTAGCATCGCGGCGCGACAAGCCGCGGCCGCAGCGGGTCAGATCGATCTGATGCGCGAATGGGCGCGGGCCTTTGCCAACCACAATCGGAGCATCGGGCAGCTGCTGCTGACGCATCAGGATCTCGCGGAACGCCGCCGGCGCATCAACGCCAACCAGACGATCGGGGCGCTGCTTGCCGCGGCGGTGGTCCCGGTTGTCAATGAAAACGACACCGTGGCGGTCGAAGAGATCAGGCTCGGCGACAACGATGTTCTTTCATCACTGGTCGCAACTCTGGTCCAGGCCCAGTTGCTGATCATCCTGAGCGACGTGCCGGGGGTTCTTACCGGCGATCCGCGCCGGCGACCCGACGCGCGCCTGGTTCCTCTTCTGACCGATCCGGAAGCGGGGATGAGCGGGCTGGTTGCGGAAAGCGCGGGCCCCCTCGGCAGCGGCGGCATGGCAACCAAGCTCAAGGCCGCCCGCGAAGCAGCCCGCGGCGGAATACCCTCGGTCATCGCACCCGGCGGCGAGCCGGGGGTGTTGAGTGCGGTTCTGGATCCGGCATGCGAGATCGGAACCTTGATCATTCCGGCCGGTGAACGCCTGAAAAGCCGTAAACACTGGATCGCCTATGCACTGCGCCCGGCAGGGGCGTTGGCGGTCGATCGCGGAGCGGCCGATGCGCTGCGCGCCAGGGGCCGCAGCCTGCTGCCCTCGGGAATAAAGAAGGTGCAAGGTGATTTTGGCGGAGGAGATTGCGTCAGCCTGCTCGACCCGGATGGGGTCGAGTTCGGACGTGGGCTGGTCAACTACCCCGCGGCCGATGTGATAAAGGTGATGGGCCGCCGTTCCACGGAAATCTCAGGCGTGCTTGGCTACAAGGTTGCCGATGAGATCATCCATCGCGACAACTTTGTGCTGCTCAAGGAAATTGCATGA
- a CDS encoding glutamate-5-semialdehyde dehydrogenase encodes MSLESDVIAMLGRARAAGRKLALAHAEQKNAALLALAKILRASRGAILQANALDLDRARSHGRAGAFLERLTLNESRIEAMARSVEEVAALRDPVGEEIEARQRPNGLAICKIRVPLGLIAIVYESRPNVTVDAAVLCLKSGNAVALRGGSEARSTNSFLARSVAKALAEAGLDAECATFVEDPDREVIQILKRHPELIDLIIPRGGKALKDALEGSAVPLLPHFDGLCHTYVDRAADLKMAEEICFNAKCSRPSVCNAMETMLVHSAIAERFLPPIATRLKKAGVEIRGDERTRRVLRDARPATEADWDTEYLDLILSVKVVDSVDEAIVFVERHGSHLADAIITQDRSAAKRFEREVDSATVYVNASTRFTDGFEFGFGAETGISTNRLHARGPMGLSELTTYKYVVHGNGQVRG; translated from the coding sequence ATGAGTCTTGAATCCGATGTGATAGCCATGCTCGGGAGAGCGCGGGCGGCCGGGCGCAAGCTCGCGCTCGCTCACGCGGAGCAAAAGAATGCCGCGCTGCTCGCGCTGGCGAAAATTCTGCGTGCCTCACGCGGCGCGATTCTCCAGGCCAACGCGCTCGATCTCGACCGCGCGCGTAGCCACGGACGGGCAGGGGCTTTTCTCGAACGACTGACTTTGAACGAAAGCAGGATCGAGGCGATGGCCAGGAGTGTGGAGGAGGTTGCGGCTCTTCGCGACCCGGTCGGTGAAGAGATTGAAGCGCGCCAGCGGCCCAATGGCCTTGCCATCTGCAAGATTCGAGTTCCGCTCGGATTGATCGCGATCGTTTATGAATCGCGTCCCAACGTCACCGTCGATGCGGCCGTGCTGTGTCTCAAGTCCGGCAACGCGGTGGCGCTGCGGGGCGGCTCAGAAGCACGTTCCACCAATTCCTTCCTGGCTAGATCGGTTGCCAAGGCGCTCGCTGAAGCGGGTCTCGATGCCGAGTGCGCGACTTTCGTGGAAGATCCGGACCGCGAGGTGATTCAGATTCTGAAGCGGCACCCTGAGCTAATTGACCTCATCATTCCGCGCGGCGGGAAGGCGCTCAAGGACGCGCTCGAAGGATCGGCGGTGCCGCTGCTCCCGCATTTTGACGGGCTGTGCCACACTTACGTGGATCGCGCCGCCGACCTAAAGATGGCCGAAGAGATTTGCTTCAACGCCAAGTGCAGCCGTCCTTCGGTGTGCAACGCGATGGAGACCATGCTCGTGCACTCGGCCATCGCAGAGCGCTTTCTTCCGCCCATCGCGACCCGACTTAAGAAAGCAGGCGTGGAGATTCGCGGAGATGAGCGGACCCGTCGCGTGCTGCGCGATGCGCGTCCCGCGACCGAAGCGGATTGGGATACGGAATACTTGGACCTGATTCTCTCTGTGAAGGTGGTGGATTCGGTCGATGAAGCCATCGTTTTCGTCGAGCGCCACGGATCGCATCTAGCCGACGCAATAATCACGCAGGACCGCTCCGCGGCAAAACGCTTTGAACGCGAGGTCGATTCGGCTACGGTTTATGTAAATGCATCGACCCGTTTTACCGACGGGTTCGAGTTTGGATTTGGCGCGGAAACCGGAATCTCCACCAATCGGCTTCATGCACGAGGGCCGATGGGTCTCAGCGAGCTGACCACGTACAAGTATGTGGTTCACGGCAACGGGCAGGTGCGCGGCTAA
- the nadD gene encoding nicotinate-nucleotide adenylyltransferase yields the protein MRVGLFGGSFNPIHFGHLRSAEEDREALSLDLVYFIPAASPPHKVEGDLAPAEHRLAMVRLATKGNRHFMASDVEIRRTGRSYTIETVKYFLATLRQPATLYLLMGADQFAELETWKDCGEIVSLCNIAVHTRLPEGESGPAKVSLAALNGFGYSQKEDHYVHTSGHTLSFIASSVIPYSATAIRRKIQRGQSINYLVPSDVADYIQRHALY from the coding sequence ATGCGTGTAGGTCTGTTTGGGGGGAGCTTCAATCCAATCCACTTCGGCCATCTGCGATCGGCCGAAGAAGACCGCGAGGCTCTCAGTCTCGACCTGGTCTATTTCATTCCCGCCGCGTCGCCTCCGCACAAGGTCGAGGGCGATCTCGCGCCGGCGGAACATCGCCTTGCGATGGTGCGGCTTGCGACCAAGGGCAATCGCCACTTCATGGCATCGGATGTCGAGATTCGCCGCACCGGCCGCTCTTACACCATCGAAACCGTGAAGTACTTCCTCGCAACCCTCCGCCAGCCGGCGACGCTGTACCTGCTGATGGGCGCCGATCAATTTGCGGAACTCGAGACCTGGAAGGACTGCGGCGAGATCGTTTCGCTGTGTAACATCGCCGTGCATACCCGGTTACCGGAAGGTGAAAGCGGTCCGGCCAAGGTCTCGCTTGCCGCGCTGAACGGGTTTGGTTACAGTCAAAAAGAAGATCACTACGTGCACACGAGCGGGCACACGCTTTCGTTTATCGCAAGTTCGGTTATTCCTTACTCGGCTACTGCAATTCGCCGCAAAATTCAGCGCGGACAATCAATCAACTATCTCGTCCCGAGTGATGTCGCGGACTACATCCAACGACACGCGCTTTATTGA
- the rsfS gene encoding ribosome silencing factor, whose translation MDSREKALTAAEAALEKKAYDLVVLQSEHLSTIADYFLIATGRSDVQVQAIARGIEERMVKDGMRPLAVEGLNHAHWVVLDYDDVVVHIFYEPARDFYRLERTWSDARRVELPAPIQAQVEGLRLHALA comes from the coding sequence GTGGATTCACGAGAGAAGGCACTCACCGCGGCTGAAGCGGCGCTGGAAAAGAAAGCCTACGACCTGGTCGTGCTCCAATCGGAGCATCTCTCAACCATCGCGGACTACTTCTTGATTGCGACTGGGCGGTCCGACGTGCAGGTGCAGGCGATCGCCCGCGGCATCGAAGAGCGGATGGTCAAGGACGGGATGCGCCCGCTCGCAGTCGAAGGCTTAAATCATGCACACTGGGTCGTGCTCGACTATGACGACGTCGTCGTGCACATCTTTTACGAGCCGGCCCGCGACTTTTACCGTCTCGAACGGACCTGGAGCGATGCGCGCCGCGTCGAGCTGCCCGCCCCGATCCAGGCTCAGGTCGAAGGCCTGCGCCTGCACGCGCTGGCGTGA
- a CDS encoding DUF72 domain-containing protein, with translation MVRIGTSGFSYKEWCGTFYPEKIAGPKMLAFYAARFPTVEINYTFRAMPRRQMLEKWCGETPESFRFSLKASQRITHIAKLRNVEREIDYFIETAQALGQRLGPTLVQLPPGFRKDLVVLKDFLSLLNDRMKTAFEFRNKSWLSDDTFAMLQEAGCALCIAETDQLATPAVRTAPYAYMRLRKENYADADLARWAEQIRKLASECTEVDVFLKHATGAPALVEKLTAMVGSV, from the coding sequence ATGGTTCGAATCGGGACATCGGGCTTCAGCTACAAGGAATGGTGCGGCACTTTTTACCCCGAAAAAATCGCGGGGCCGAAGATGCTCGCCTTCTATGCGGCGCGCTTCCCGACTGTCGAAATCAACTACACGTTCCGCGCGATGCCGCGCCGCCAGATGCTCGAAAAGTGGTGCGGCGAAACCCCCGAGAGTTTCCGCTTCTCGCTCAAAGCCTCGCAACGAATCACTCATATTGCCAAGCTCCGGAACGTGGAGCGCGAAATCGATTACTTCATTGAGACGGCTCAGGCGCTGGGTCAGCGCCTGGGACCCACGCTCGTTCAACTGCCACCCGGGTTCAGAAAGGACCTGGTAGTTCTCAAGGACTTCCTGTCTCTGCTGAATGACCGCATGAAGACGGCCTTCGAGTTCCGCAACAAGTCGTGGCTGAGCGACGATACTTTCGCCATGCTGCAAGAGGCGGGCTGCGCGCTGTGTATAGCCGAAACCGACCAGCTCGCAACCCCGGCGGTGCGAACAGCGCCCTACGCTTACATGCGCTTGCGCAAGGAGAACTACGCTGACGCGGACCTGGCGCGATGGGCTGAACAGATCAGGAAGCTGGCGAGTGAATGCACCGAAGTGGATGTATTTCTGAAGCACGCAACCGGCGCCCCGGCCTTGGTCGAAAAGCTGACCGCGATGGTTGGGTCGGTATGA
- a CDS encoding DOPA 4,5-dioxygenase family protein, which translates to MIDSGKIHDYHAHVYYDPRKRGTASRLRRAIEKAFRVEMGRWHDQPVGPHPRSMYQVKFARGEFPKIVPWLMLNRGGLSVLVHPNTGDAYHDHAINALWLGKSLRLRLACLRPRRK; encoded by the coding sequence ATGATCGACAGCGGCAAAATCCACGACTACCACGCGCACGTCTATTACGATCCGCGAAAACGAGGCACCGCCTCTCGACTGCGCCGCGCGATCGAAAAGGCATTTCGGGTTGAAATGGGGCGCTGGCACGATCAACCCGTCGGCCCGCATCCGCGATCGATGTACCAGGTCAAGTTCGCCCGCGGCGAATTTCCGAAAATTGTCCCGTGGCTGATGCTGAATCGGGGCGGGCTTTCAGTTCTGGTCCATCCGAATACCGGCGATGCGTACCACGATCACGCGATCAACGCCCTCTGGCTCGGGAAGTCGCTACGCCTGCGTCTCGCCTGTCTTCGCCCGCGACGAAAGTGA
- a CDS encoding alpha/beta hydrolase, with the protein MKARIFHHDASEIDWYCELRGDGPSVVLMPSGEGDSASFQTVADVLSDEFTILTFDMPGFSRSGPPSEFGKVTATMLAGQIAALMSSLNLAPAAFYGCSSAGLAALSLVARHPEIVRNAIVHEAALLRDSVPPDATATLFALNDLDDTAIVNSCKGLFRNQANSDARAWDAIGQDYHLRLEKNYVTWVRHYLWEGLADHRYTSEELGYRPISWSVGGLWDSWIVATNAEVARRANLNVESLPCKHFPQVEIPDLLAARIRAHTKTHLARR; encoded by the coding sequence ATGAAAGCCAGAATCTTTCACCACGATGCGTCCGAGATCGATTGGTATTGCGAACTGCGAGGTGACGGTCCGTCGGTGGTTTTGATGCCGTCCGGCGAGGGCGACAGTGCAAGCTTTCAGACCGTCGCGGATGTTCTGTCAGATGAATTCACAATACTCACCTTCGATATGCCGGGCTTCTCCCGATCCGGTCCACCATCGGAGTTTGGGAAGGTAACGGCGACTATGCTTGCCGGCCAAATCGCCGCACTGATGTCGTCGCTCAACCTCGCACCTGCAGCATTCTATGGCTGCAGCTCAGCGGGCTTGGCTGCGCTAAGTCTGGTAGCGCGACATCCCGAAATAGTGCGCAATGCTATCGTGCATGAGGCGGCCCTGCTTAGAGACTCCGTTCCGCCCGATGCCACGGCAACCTTGTTCGCACTCAACGACCTCGATGACACAGCGATAGTGAACAGTTGTAAGGGCCTATTCCGGAATCAGGCTAACAGCGACGCGCGAGCTTGGGATGCGATTGGTCAAGACTATCATCTGCGCCTCGAGAAGAATTACGTGACTTGGGTCCGACACTATTTGTGGGAGGGACTCGCCGATCACAGATACACCTCGGAGGAACTAGGATATCGGCCGATTTCTTGGTCCGTAGGCGGTCTTTGGGATAGTTGGATTGTGGCTACGAATGCTGAGGTCGCACGCAGGGCCAACCTCAACGTCGAGAGCCTGCCGTGCAAACATTTTCCACAGGTCGAGATCCCAGACTTGCTAGCAGCTCGCATTCGCGCGCACACAAAAACCCACCTCGCACGGAGGTGA
- a CDS encoding AAA family ATPase, with translation MTLERSNFYVITGCSGGGKSTLIDALRRRGFLCIDEVGRRIVRQQLRIGGDATPWQDQVKFRELLLARDMDVFEEVVERTNPVFFDRGIPEAIGWSRLLNVRTLEHHRAAARIYRYARKVFVTPPWPEIFKQDEERRHSFEDALAQYPLALEVYLRCGYELIEIPRLPVCERVDFVLAQVGGQS, from the coding sequence ATGACTCTGGAACGAAGTAACTTCTACGTGATCACCGGATGCTCGGGCGGTGGAAAGTCCACCCTCATCGATGCCTTGCGCAGGCGTGGATTTCTATGCATCGACGAGGTGGGACGCCGGATCGTCCGGCAACAGCTTCGTATCGGAGGCGATGCGACCCCGTGGCAGGATCAGGTCAAATTCAGAGAGCTTCTGCTGGCGCGGGACATGGACGTCTTCGAAGAGGTGGTGGAGCGAACCAATCCGGTATTTTTTGATCGTGGCATTCCAGAAGCAATCGGATGGTCGCGATTGCTGAATGTCCGCACTCTGGAGCATCATCGTGCGGCCGCACGAATCTACCGCTACGCGAGGAAGGTGTTCGTCACGCCCCCGTGGCCAGAAATCTTCAAGCAGGACGAGGAACGACGGCACAGCTTTGAAGATGCGCTGGCGCAGTACCCATTGGCACTGGAGGTCTACCTAAGGTGCGGGTATGAGCTGATCGAAATTCCGAGATTGCCGGTCTGCGAAAGAGTTGATTTCGTCCTCGCGCAGGTTGGGGGGCAATCCTGA